A genomic stretch from Thermomonospora umbrina includes:
- a CDS encoding ABC transporter ATP-binding protein, translated as MATRLPGVTTVARASRVVKRFGTRAVLDGLDLEIGRGEFVALLGRSGSGKSTLLRALAGLESTTGGDLVVEGTVSVAFQEPRLVPWKRVAANVALGLSVADPLRAADEALEEVGLAAHRDAWPLTLSGGEAQRVSLARALVREPDLLLLDEPFSALDALTRITVHRLVLDLWARHRPGVLLVTHDVDEALLLADRVLVLDTGRIAHETRVDLERPRHRDHPELVGLRATLLERLGVTPEGTT; from the coding sequence ATGGCGACGCGACTTCCTGGCGTGACGACGGTCGCCCGCGCCTCCCGCGTGGTCAAACGGTTCGGCACGAGGGCCGTGCTGGACGGGCTCGACCTGGAGATCGGGCGGGGCGAGTTCGTGGCGCTGCTCGGCCGCAGCGGCTCGGGCAAGTCCACGCTGCTGCGGGCCCTCGCCGGGCTGGAGAGCACCACCGGCGGTGACCTGGTCGTCGAGGGGACGGTGTCGGTCGCGTTCCAGGAGCCCCGGTTGGTGCCCTGGAAGCGGGTGGCCGCCAACGTGGCCTTGGGTCTGTCCGTGGCCGATCCCCTGCGGGCCGCCGATGAGGCGCTGGAAGAGGTCGGGCTCGCCGCGCACCGTGACGCGTGGCCGCTCACCCTGTCCGGCGGGGAGGCCCAACGGGTCTCGCTCGCCCGCGCCCTGGTTCGCGAGCCCGATCTGTTGCTGCTGGACGAGCCGTTCAGCGCGCTGGACGCGCTCACCCGCATCACCGTCCACCGCCTCGTCCTGGACCTGTGGGCCCGGCACCGGCCCGGCGTCCTGCTGGTCACCCACGACGTGGACGAGGCGCTGCTGCTGGCCGACCGCGTCCTGGTGCTGGACACGGGCCGGATCGCCCATGAGACCCGCGTCGACCTCGAACGACCCCGACACCGCGACCATCCCGAGCTGGTGGGGCTGCGCGCGACGCTGCTCGAACGCCTCGGCGTCACCCCTGAAGGAACGACATGA
- a CDS encoding ABC transporter permease gives MSAPSFDLAEPVVARARNVPLRLPPGALLRTVGPVGLLVLWQLASATGLLSDRLLAAPSTIAATALDLVQDGTLTGAVGVSLRRAVLGFAVGATVGVGLALVAGLGRVGEYLIDAPMQMLRALPLFGLIPLFILWFGIGETPKIALVAFGVAFPLYLNTFAGIRGVDPKLAEVGKVLRLGRVALIRHVVLPGALPQTLVGLRQSLAVAWLALIVAEQINADQGLGFMINNAREFLRTDIVVVGLVTYALLGLLTDAVVRFLERRALAWRRDFLA, from the coding sequence ATGTCCGCACCGTCCTTCGACCTGGCCGAACCGGTCGTCGCCCGTGCTCGGAACGTTCCCCTGCGGCTGCCCCCGGGGGCGCTGCTCCGCACGGTGGGGCCGGTGGGCCTGCTGGTGCTGTGGCAGCTCGCCAGTGCCACGGGGTTGCTCTCCGACCGGCTCCTCGCCGCTCCCAGCACCATCGCCGCCACCGCCCTGGACCTCGTTCAGGACGGCACGCTGACCGGTGCCGTCGGCGTCTCGCTGCGGCGGGCCGTCCTCGGCTTCGCGGTGGGGGCCACCGTCGGGGTGGGGCTCGCCCTGGTGGCGGGGCTCGGCCGGGTCGGCGAGTACCTCATCGACGCGCCCATGCAGATGCTGCGGGCGCTACCGCTGTTCGGGCTGATCCCGCTGTTCATCCTGTGGTTCGGGATCGGCGAGACGCCCAAGATCGCGCTGGTGGCGTTCGGGGTGGCGTTCCCGCTCTACCTGAACACCTTCGCCGGGATCCGGGGTGTCGACCCCAAGCTGGCGGAGGTCGGCAAGGTGCTGCGGTTGGGGCGGGTGGCGCTGATCCGGCACGTCGTGCTGCCGGGGGCGCTCCCGCAGACGCTGGTGGGGCTGCGGCAGAGCCTGGCGGTGGCCTGGCTGGCGCTGATCGTCGCCGAGCAGATCAACGCCGACCAGGGCCTCGGCTTCATGATCAACAACGCCCGGGAGTTCCTGCGCACCGACATCGTGGTGGTCGGGCTGGTGACGTACGCGCTGCTCGGGCTGCTCACCGACGCCGTCGTCCGCTTCCTGGAGAGGAGGGCGCTGGCATGGCGACGCGACTTCCTGGCGTGA
- a CDS encoding dienelactone hydrolase family protein, which translates to MSTRTDSVTVADGVFDLYVWLPERGTGPGVLLIQEIFGVGDHLRGVAEDLARLGYVVAAPDLFWRIRPGWASDADPEGIQRSMEVSAQFDGEQGVADLEAALDHLAGLPEVTGGTATLGFCLGGWLAYFLAARRPDLAALVSFYGSQVPGALDLATQIRCPAQFHFGGSDPYIPREDIARVERAVAAMPDAEIHVEEEAGHAFHNPSPVFHHAAAADRAWRLTEEFLARRLPV; encoded by the coding sequence ATGTCCACCCGCACCGACTCCGTGACCGTCGCCGACGGGGTGTTCGACCTGTACGTCTGGCTGCCCGAACGGGGCACGGGCCCCGGCGTCCTGCTCATCCAGGAGATCTTCGGCGTGGGCGACCACCTCCGGGGCGTGGCCGAGGACCTGGCCCGACTCGGTTACGTGGTCGCCGCCCCGGACCTGTTCTGGCGGATCCGGCCGGGCTGGGCCTCCGACGCCGACCCCGAGGGGATCCAGCGCTCGATGGAGGTCTCCGCTCAATTCGACGGCGAGCAGGGCGTCGCGGACCTGGAGGCCGCCCTCGACCACCTCGCCGGCCTCCCCGAGGTCACCGGCGGTACGGCGACGCTCGGGTTCTGTCTCGGCGGCTGGCTGGCCTATTTCCTGGCGGCACGGCGGCCCGACCTCGCCGCCCTGGTGTCGTTCTACGGCTCACAGGTGCCCGGCGCGCTCGACCTGGCGACGCAGATCCGCTGCCCGGCGCAGTTCCACTTCGGCGGCTCGGACCCGTACATCCCGCGCGAGGACATCGCCCGGGTCGAACGGGCGGTGGCCGCGATGCCCGACGCCGAGATCCACGTCGAGGAGGAGGCCGGCCACGCGTTCCACAACCCGTCGCCGGTCTTCCACCACGCGGCGGCGGCCGACCGGGCCTGGCGACTGACCGAGGAGTTCCTCGCCCGCCGACTGCCCGTCTGA
- a CDS encoding EF-hand domain-containing protein has translation MTAEPTQAGLFTAFQRVDVDGDGQLDLVGFTVILEELGLSWSRHETQDRFETADANRDGLISLDELSAMLAGYGLAG, from the coding sequence ATGACCGCTGAACCGACCCAGGCCGGCCTCTTCACCGCCTTTCAGCGGGTCGACGTGGACGGTGACGGCCAACTCGATCTGGTCGGGTTCACCGTGATCCTGGAGGAGCTGGGGCTGTCCTGGTCGCGCCATGAGACGCAGGACAGGTTCGAGACCGCCGACGCCAACCGGGACGGGCTGATCTCGCTGGACGAGCTGAGCGCGATGCTCGCCGGCTACGGGCTGGCGGGCTGA
- a CDS encoding BTAD domain-containing putative transcriptional regulator — protein sequence MGDNHAMWFGILGTTEVTLADGSPVPVGGPRVRSLLALLLLEPGKVVTVERLIDGLYGESPPAGAANALQSQVSRLRRSLGGGLVEFHPAGYRLAVEPDDVDVHRFERFTAEGRRALAAGDRTGAAELLREGLKLWRGEALADVADAPFADAQVARLDELRAAATEDLAEAELTLGRHRDLVDELQRLVTRHPLRERARAQLMRALYGAGRQAEALAVFEDTRRTLAEELGADPSPELAAAHLAVLQGAPEPTSAPALPRLPAQLTTFVGRDEELGRVGVLLRDQRLLTLIGPGGAGKTRLAVEAAARETGEVCFVDLAPIGDGAELPNALLGALGLRDSSLLPTPGEPHADPVDRLVRALAQRPVLLILDNCEHVVDDAARLVHRLLGACPGLRVLATSREALGITGESLWPLPPLALPPEGVSSAREALGYPAVRLFADRAAAVRPGFTVDSADLDHVLRICRDLDGLPLAIELAAARLRTLSPAEVASRLDDRFRLLSRGNRTAAPRHQTLRAVVEWSWELLDEEERTLARRLTVFTGGVTLESAARVCGLPEDDVDELLAGLVDKSLLHRDATSEGRYRMLDTIQVFCAERLAEAGEHDRLLHSHAEHFFELARAADPHLRRGGQLDWLARLTAEHANLHAALRRCITRDPALALRMVAALSWYWWLRGRVEGAPLAAELLSALGPEPPDASADLGEEWVLCVANAASGDGDHPRMAPYLDHAEAIMRSTDRPMRWPAGIVFWAILAGPKRIDLERHRAQVGTDPWSRALSRMGDGFQHQFGGEMAEAEPYFVAAYEGFKAIGDRWGMANSLDPLAELAEWRGDRERSFALVGEALELVEQLGAHEERADLLARRAAGLVRDGRYAAAEADYRLAAEIARRAGAGEKADGMHHGLGEIARLRGDLPEARRRYENALSATSGTWFVTSWTRSQSLVGLGWIHAAEGDAERARALHLEGVRLAIEYDNYMYAANGADGLAGVAVLEGDGERAALLLGVAGVLRGMRSYSNADIVRVTERARELVGDEAFEAALARGRSMDREAALAFVAV from the coding sequence ATGGGCGACAATCACGCCATGTGGTTCGGCATCCTGGGCACCACCGAGGTGACACTTGCGGACGGGTCCCCGGTCCCGGTCGGGGGTCCCCGGGTCCGTTCGCTGCTCGCGCTCCTGCTGCTGGAGCCGGGCAAGGTCGTCACCGTGGAACGGCTGATCGACGGGCTGTACGGCGAGAGCCCGCCCGCCGGGGCCGCCAACGCCCTGCAGTCCCAGGTGTCGCGGTTGCGGCGGAGCCTGGGCGGGGGTCTGGTGGAGTTCCACCCGGCGGGCTACCGGCTGGCGGTCGAGCCCGACGACGTGGACGTTCACCGGTTCGAGCGGTTCACCGCCGAGGGCCGACGCGCGCTGGCCGCCGGTGACCGCACGGGCGCGGCGGAGCTGCTGCGCGAGGGCCTGAAGCTGTGGCGGGGCGAGGCCCTGGCCGATGTCGCGGACGCGCCGTTCGCCGACGCCCAGGTGGCGCGGCTGGACGAGCTTCGCGCGGCGGCGACCGAGGACCTGGCCGAGGCCGAGCTGACGCTCGGACGGCACCGCGACCTCGTCGACGAGCTGCAGCGGCTGGTCACCCGACACCCACTGCGGGAGCGCGCCCGGGCCCAGCTCATGCGGGCGCTGTACGGCGCGGGTCGGCAGGCCGAGGCCCTCGCCGTGTTCGAGGACACGCGGCGGACCCTCGCCGAGGAGTTGGGCGCCGACCCGTCCCCGGAGCTGGCCGCCGCCCATCTGGCGGTGCTCCAAGGCGCGCCGGAGCCGACCTCCGCCCCGGCGCTCCCCCGGCTGCCCGCCCAGCTCACCACGTTCGTCGGGCGAGACGAGGAGCTGGGGCGGGTCGGCGTGCTGCTGCGGGATCAGCGGCTGCTCACCCTGATCGGCCCGGGCGGCGCGGGCAAGACCCGGCTGGCCGTCGAGGCGGCGGCCCGGGAGACCGGCGAGGTCTGCTTCGTGGACCTCGCGCCGATCGGCGACGGGGCCGAGCTGCCCAACGCGCTGCTGGGGGCCCTCGGTCTGCGCGACAGCTCGCTGCTGCCCACGCCCGGGGAGCCCCACGCCGATCCCGTCGATCGCCTCGTCAGGGCGCTGGCCCAGCGTCCCGTGCTGCTCATCCTCGACAACTGCGAGCACGTGGTCGACGACGCCGCCCGGCTCGTCCACCGCCTGCTGGGGGCCTGCCCGGGGCTGCGGGTGCTGGCGACCAGCCGGGAGGCGCTCGGCATCACCGGCGAGTCGCTGTGGCCGCTGCCCCCGCTGGCGCTGCCCCCGGAGGGCGTCTCGTCCGCGCGCGAGGCGCTGGGCTACCCGGCGGTACGACTGTTCGCGGATCGGGCCGCCGCCGTCCGCCCCGGCTTCACCGTGGACTCCGCCGACCTCGACCACGTGCTGCGGATCTGCCGCGACCTGGACGGGCTGCCGCTGGCCATCGAGCTGGCCGCCGCCCGGCTGCGCACCCTGTCGCCCGCCGAGGTCGCGTCCCGGCTGGACGACCGGTTCCGGCTGCTGTCGCGCGGCAACCGCACCGCCGCCCCCCGCCACCAGACGCTCCGCGCCGTCGTGGAATGGAGCTGGGAGCTGCTGGACGAGGAGGAACGGACGCTGGCCAGGCGACTGACGGTGTTCACCGGCGGCGTCACGCTGGAGTCCGCCGCGCGGGTCTGCGGGCTGCCCGAAGACGACGTCGACGAGCTCCTCGCCGGCCTGGTCGACAAGTCCCTCCTGCACCGCGACGCGACATCCGAGGGCCGCTACCGGATGCTCGACACCATCCAGGTGTTCTGCGCCGAGCGGCTCGCGGAGGCCGGCGAACACGACCGGCTCCTCCACTCCCACGCCGAGCACTTCTTCGAGCTGGCCCGTGCCGCCGACCCCCATCTGCGGCGCGGTGGGCAACTCGACTGGCTGGCCCGGCTCACCGCCGAGCACGCCAACCTGCACGCGGCCCTGCGCCGGTGCATCACCCGCGATCCGGCCCTGGCGTTGCGGATGGTGGCCGCGCTGTCCTGGTACTGGTGGCTGCGGGGCCGGGTGGAGGGCGCGCCGCTGGCCGCCGAGCTGCTGTCCGCCCTGGGCCCCGAGCCGCCGGACGCATCGGCGGACCTGGGCGAGGAATGGGTGCTGTGCGTGGCCAACGCCGCGTCCGGCGACGGGGACCACCCGCGGATGGCCCCCTATCTGGACCATGCCGAAGCCATCATGAGGAGCACCGACCGGCCGATGCGCTGGCCCGCCGGGATCGTCTTCTGGGCCATCCTCGCCGGCCCCAAGCGCATCGACCTCGAACGGCATCGCGCGCAGGTCGGGACGGATCCGTGGTCGCGGGCGCTCAGCCGGATGGGCGACGGGTTCCAGCACCAGTTCGGCGGTGAGATGGCCGAGGCCGAGCCGTATTTCGTCGCCGCCTACGAGGGCTTCAAGGCCATCGGTGACCGCTGGGGCATGGCCAACTCGCTGGACCCGCTGGCCGAGCTCGCAGAGTGGCGGGGCGATCGGGAAAGGTCGTTCGCCCTGGTCGGCGAGGCCCTGGAGCTGGTGGAGCAACTCGGCGCTCACGAGGAACGGGCCGACCTGCTTGCCCGGCGCGCCGCCGGCCTGGTCCGCGACGGCCGGTACGCCGCCGCCGAGGCCGACTACCGGCTGGCCGCCGAGATCGCCCGCCGTGCCGGCGCCGGGGAGAAGGCCGACGGCATGCACCACGGTCTCGGTGAGATCGCCCGGCTGCGGGGCGACCTGCCGGAGGCACGGCGGCGCTACGAGAACGCCCTCTCCGCCACCTCGGGCACCTGGTTCGTCACGAGCTGGACCCGATCCCAGTCACTCGTCGGCCTGGGCTGGATCCATGCGGCCGAGGGCGACGCGGAGCGGGCGCGCGCCCTCCATCTGGAGGGCGTCCGGCTCGCGATCGAGTACGACAACTACATGTACGCCGCCAACGGGGCCGACGGTCTGGCGGGTGTCGCCGTCCTCGAGGGCGACGGGGAACGGGCCGCGCTGCTGCTCGGGGTCGCCGGAGTGCTGCGCGGGATGCGCTCGTACAGCAACGCCGACATCGTCCGGGTCACCGAACGGGCCCGGGAGCTGGTCGGCGACGAGGCGTTCGAGGCGGCCCTCGCACGCGGCAGGTCGATGGACCGGGAGGCCGCGCTCGCCTTCGTGGCGGTTTGA
- a CDS encoding MMPL family transporter: protein MLGRLAGLVLRRSRAVLVVALLLMLVGGAAGPTLFGKLSSGGFDDPGSDSGKAATALREVFGQGQPNVAMLVETPRGVDDASAARAGAALGGRLSDEPGVVNVTSYWASGRAPRLRSEDGRKALVLATIVGNENDVNERLDTLLPRYEGAKDGVDVQVGGFARLQLELNEQSAKDAKTGEMIAFPIALVALVLVFGGVVAASLPLVVAMITTLLGLGLLWLLASVGTVAVTSVNVVTILGLGLAIDYSLLIVNRYRDELRAGRPTDQAIRITMDSAGRTVLFSALTVAVAVAGLAAFPLLSLRSMAYAGIIVALLSAAASLTVLPALLALIGPRIDRGRILGRRRASAAREKAVEDGFWHRLASFVMRRPVPIATAAVAVLLLLGAPFLGIKIAAPDERVMPESSVSRQVATTLRSEFPSGEQNALQVVAPSAQASRQVAAYATTLSGLPGVARVDTITGSYASGRQAVAAGPQHTRFGKGEAAYLSVVPVPGEAEDAERLVRDIRDTPAPFDTLVGGSAAVNIDATDALVDRLPYALAAVSAIMVVLLFLLTGSVLLPFLALALSALSLTASFGALVWIFQDGHLSGLLGGFTVTGTITSTVPVMLFAVSFGLAMDYQVFLLARIREEYEHTGSGTAAVALGLERIGRIVTAAAILISIVFLAFLVSGITFMKAFGVGLPLAVLMDATLVRGALLPAAMRLAGRATWWAPGPLRRVHARFGLRESGAAALPKAEALAGTRG from the coding sequence ATGCTGGGAAGACTTGCGGGTCTCGTACTGCGCAGGAGCAGGGCGGTGCTGGTCGTCGCCCTCCTGCTGATGCTGGTCGGCGGGGCGGCGGGCCCCACGCTGTTCGGGAAACTGTCCTCGGGCGGCTTCGACGATCCGGGCTCGGACTCCGGCAAGGCCGCCACCGCCCTGCGCGAGGTGTTCGGGCAGGGTCAGCCCAACGTCGCCATGCTGGTCGAGACCCCGCGCGGCGTCGACGACGCGTCGGCCGCCCGCGCCGGGGCCGCCCTCGGCGGACGCCTCTCCGACGAACCCGGCGTCGTGAACGTCACCTCGTACTGGGCGTCGGGTCGCGCACCCCGGCTCCGCAGCGAGGACGGCCGCAAGGCGCTCGTGCTCGCGACCATCGTCGGGAACGAGAACGACGTCAACGAACGGCTCGACACGCTGCTCCCGCGCTACGAGGGCGCCAAGGACGGCGTCGACGTCCAGGTGGGCGGCTTCGCCCGGCTCCAGCTCGAACTGAACGAGCAGAGCGCGAAGGACGCCAAGACCGGGGAGATGATCGCCTTCCCGATCGCGCTGGTCGCCCTGGTGCTGGTCTTCGGCGGGGTGGTCGCCGCCTCGCTGCCGCTGGTCGTCGCCATGATCACCACCTTGCTCGGGCTGGGGCTGCTGTGGCTGCTGGCGAGCGTCGGCACCGTCGCGGTGACCTCGGTGAACGTCGTCACCATCCTGGGGCTGGGCCTGGCCATCGACTACAGCCTGCTGATCGTCAACCGCTACCGGGACGAACTGCGCGCCGGGCGCCCGACCGACCAGGCGATCCGGATCACCATGGACTCCGCCGGCCGCACCGTGCTGTTCTCGGCCCTCACGGTGGCCGTGGCGGTGGCCGGGCTGGCGGCCTTCCCGCTGCTGTCGCTGAGGTCCATGGCGTACGCGGGCATCATCGTGGCGCTGCTGTCGGCCGCCGCGTCCCTGACCGTGCTGCCCGCCCTGCTCGCGCTGATCGGGCCCCGCATCGACCGGGGCCGGATCCTGGGCCGCCGGCGCGCCTCCGCCGCCCGGGAGAAGGCCGTCGAGGACGGGTTCTGGCACCGGCTGGCCTCGTTCGTCATGCGCCGGCCGGTGCCGATCGCGACCGCCGCCGTCGCCGTGCTGCTCCTGCTCGGGGCCCCGTTCCTCGGCATCAAGATCGCCGCGCCGGACGAGCGCGTGATGCCCGAGTCCTCCGTGTCCCGGCAGGTCGCGACCACCCTGCGAAGCGAGTTCCCGTCCGGGGAGCAGAACGCGCTGCAGGTCGTCGCGCCGTCCGCGCAGGCTTCCCGGCAGGTCGCGGCGTACGCCACCACGCTGTCCGGGCTCCCGGGCGTCGCCCGGGTCGACACGATCACCGGGAGCTACGCGTCCGGCCGTCAGGCGGTGGCGGCCGGCCCGCAGCACACGCGCTTCGGCAAGGGCGAGGCCGCCTACCTGTCCGTCGTCCCGGTGCCCGGAGAGGCCGAGGACGCCGAACGGCTCGTCCGCGACATCCGCGACACCCCCGCGCCGTTCGACACGCTCGTCGGCGGGTCCGCGGCGGTCAACATCGACGCCACCGACGCGCTCGTCGACCGCCTCCCGTACGCGCTGGCGGCGGTGTCGGCGATCATGGTGGTGCTGCTGTTCCTGCTCACCGGGAGCGTGCTGCTGCCGTTCCTGGCGTTGGCGCTCAGCGCCCTCAGCCTCACCGCCTCGTTCGGCGCGCTGGTGTGGATCTTCCAGGACGGCCACCTGTCCGGGCTGCTCGGCGGGTTCACCGTCACCGGCACCATCACCTCCACGGTCCCGGTCATGCTCTTCGCGGTCTCGTTCGGGCTGGCCATGGATTACCAGGTGTTCCTGCTGGCCCGGATCCGCGAGGAGTACGAGCACACCGGCTCGGGCACCGCGGCCGTCGCCCTGGGCCTCGAACGGATCGGCCGGATCGTGACCGCCGCCGCCATCCTGATCTCGATCGTCTTCCTGGCCTTCCTGGTCTCCGGCATCACCTTCATGAAGGCGTTCGGCGTGGGGCTGCCCCTGGCCGTCCTCATGGACGCCACCCTCGTGCGGGGCGCGCTCCTGCCCGCCGCCATGCGCCTCGCCGGGCGCGCCACCTGGTGGGCCCCAGGGCCCCTCCGGCGCGTTCACGCCCGCTTCGGGCTCCGTGAGAGCGGCGCGGCGGCCCTCCCGAAGGCGGAGGCCCTGGCGGGGACCCGGGGCTGA
- a CDS encoding sensor histidine kinase has product MTLLACSVMALACLLVSVLVVIGVRGRATDYARDRTGKEALKVLHLVKTDRLPPVLDVENDIAVQVLDPRGHVVAATPDLLGKAPMAHVVPGPDNPLTTRRLCPPEGLDGCMDIVAFRVYQPDGHWMIYAADDAVPWYVSGSMVTFLLAMTLLLVLLTALGASRTVSRTLAPVGAIRAELAEITASDTGRRVPVPENRDEIRLLAETVNATLQRLDAALAQMRRFTSDASHDLRSPITAARTQVEEAMLYPDETDWPATARKVLASLDRLQAIVTDLLELAAMDAGAKKSDECVDLAALVSAELRRQTRRVPVHTELTGGTTVNGDPLRLSRLVVNLIDNAERHAATAVTVIVRKDGPTAVLEVRDDGAGIPPHHRETVFQRFTRLDAARSRDAGGTGLGLPIARQTAEAHGGTLTVEDSPRGARLVLRLPLSPKATRPPR; this is encoded by the coding sequence ATGACACTGCTGGCCTGCAGTGTCATGGCGTTGGCGTGCCTCCTGGTCAGCGTGCTCGTCGTGATCGGCGTACGCGGCAGGGCCACCGACTACGCCCGCGACCGCACCGGCAAGGAGGCGCTCAAGGTCCTGCACCTCGTCAAGACCGACCGGCTGCCGCCCGTCCTCGACGTGGAGAACGACATCGCCGTCCAGGTCCTCGACCCGCGCGGCCACGTGGTGGCGGCGACCCCCGACCTGCTCGGCAAGGCGCCCATGGCCCACGTCGTCCCGGGCCCCGACAACCCCCTCACGACCCGCCGGCTCTGCCCCCCGGAGGGCCTGGACGGCTGCATGGACATCGTCGCGTTCCGCGTCTACCAGCCCGACGGCCACTGGATGATCTACGCCGCCGACGACGCGGTCCCCTGGTACGTGAGCGGCTCCATGGTGACCTTCCTGCTCGCCATGACGCTCCTGCTCGTCCTGCTCACCGCCCTCGGCGCCTCCCGCACGGTCAGCCGGACCCTCGCCCCGGTCGGCGCCATCCGCGCCGAACTCGCCGAGATCACCGCCTCCGACACCGGCCGCCGCGTCCCCGTCCCCGAGAACCGCGACGAGATCCGACTGCTGGCCGAGACCGTCAACGCCACCCTGCAACGCCTCGACGCCGCCCTGGCCCAGATGCGCCGCTTCACCTCCGACGCCTCCCACGACCTGCGCAGCCCCATCACCGCCGCGCGCACCCAGGTCGAGGAGGCCATGCTCTACCCGGACGAGACCGACTGGCCGGCCACCGCCCGCAAGGTCCTCGCCAGCCTCGACCGCCTCCAGGCCATCGTCACCGACCTCCTCGAACTGGCCGCCATGGACGCCGGCGCCAAGAAGTCCGACGAATGCGTCGACCTGGCCGCCCTCGTCTCCGCCGAACTCCGCCGCCAGACCCGCCGCGTCCCCGTCCACACCGAACTCACCGGCGGCACCACCGTCAACGGCGACCCCCTCCGCCTCTCCCGCCTCGTGGTCAACCTGATCGACAACGCCGAACGCCACGCCGCCACCGCCGTCACCGTCATCGTCCGCAAGGACGGCCCCACCGCCGTCCTGGAGGTCCGCGACGACGGCGCCGGCATCCCCCCGCACCACCGCGAGACCGTCTTCCAGCGCTTCACCCGCCTCGACGCCGCCCGCAGCCGCGACGCCGGCGGCACCGGCCTCGGCCTCCCCATCGCCCGCCAGACCGCCGAGGCCCACGGCGGCACCCTCACCGTCGAGGACAGCCCCCGAGGCGCCCGCCTCGTCCTCCGCCTCCCCCTCAGCCCCAAGGCCACCCGCCCACCCCGCTGA
- a CDS encoding dihydrofolate reductase family protein has protein sequence MTAFVTLDGVIQAPGFREEDRDGGFERGGWIQPYADSTVDDRAVRSVLAADALLLGRRSYELLSGYWPTADPDDPRTGKLNDQPKYVVSHTLKTAEWSNTTVLDGDVVEQVAALKEQYDEISIWGSSRLIAVLLEHGLIDEFVLLVYPIVVGGGKRLFNGDTPLNLELIETTVSGTGVAIHTYRRAAGTA, from the coding sequence GTGACCGCGTTCGTCACCCTCGATGGGGTGATCCAGGCGCCCGGCTTTCGGGAGGAGGACCGTGACGGCGGCTTCGAACGGGGTGGATGGATCCAGCCGTACGCCGATTCGACGGTGGACGATCGGGCCGTCAGGTCGGTCCTGGCCGCGGACGCGCTGTTGCTCGGGAGGCGTTCCTACGAGCTGTTGTCCGGCTACTGGCCGACCGCCGACCCGGACGATCCGAGGACCGGGAAACTGAACGACCAGCCCAAATACGTCGTCTCGCACACGCTGAAGACCGCCGAGTGGTCCAACACGACCGTGCTCGACGGCGACGTCGTCGAACAGGTGGCAGCGCTGAAGGAGCAGTACGACGAGATCAGCATCTGGGGCAGCAGTCGGCTGATCGCGGTGTTGCTCGAGCACGGTCTCATCGACGAGTTCGTGCTCTTGGTCTACCCCATCGTGGTCGGTGGCGGTAAGCGGCTGTTCAACGGTGACACCCCGCTGAACCTCGAGCTGATCGAAACGACCGTCTCTGGCACCGGAGTGGCCATCCACACCTACCGACGCGCCGCTGGCACTGCCTGA